The following coding sequences are from one Methanohalophilus halophilus window:
- the trpB gene encoding tryptophan synthase subunit beta, producing MNHYYGDYGGQYVPEILMPPLQELEEAYEQYKADPEFTSQLNDYLENYAGRSTPLYYAKNMSRKYGLKIYLKREDLVHGGAHKLNNTLGQALLAKFMGKKRLIAETGAGQHGTATAMVGAKLGFETMVYMGSKDVKRQLPNVYRMKLMGTEVVSVDTGSKTMKDAINEALRDWVTNVGDTHYLIGSVVGPYPFPKIVRDFQSVIGREVKEQVMKVEGRYPDSIVACAGGGSNAMGIFYPFLDDEVNLFAVEAGGEKLREDDKIAYHSASLATGEEGILHGARTKVLQNRDGQILESTSVAAGLDYAGVGPELARLSETGRVKPCYITDMEALEAFHELSRLEGIIPALESSHAIAYVMKMADSGILGDTVVINLSGRGDKDLQTIMDMED from the coding sequence ATGAACCATTATTACGGAGACTACGGTGGACAATACGTACCGGAAATATTGATGCCGCCACTTCAAGAGCTTGAAGAAGCGTATGAACAATACAAGGCAGACCCAGAGTTTACCTCCCAGCTTAATGACTACCTTGAAAATTATGCCGGAAGAAGTACACCCCTATATTATGCAAAGAACATGAGTAGGAAATATGGTCTAAAAATCTACCTCAAAAGGGAAGACCTGGTACATGGAGGAGCACACAAACTCAACAATACCCTGGGACAGGCCCTTCTTGCAAAATTTATGGGCAAAAAAAGGTTAATTGCAGAGACCGGAGCCGGTCAGCACGGCACCGCAACTGCCATGGTAGGAGCAAAACTGGGTTTTGAAACCATGGTATACATGGGATCAAAAGATGTAAAGAGACAGCTCCCAAATGTCTACCGTATGAAACTGATGGGTACCGAGGTAGTATCAGTTGACACCGGTTCAAAGACAATGAAAGATGCAATAAATGAAGCATTGAGGGACTGGGTAACAAATGTCGGGGATACACACTACCTCATTGGATCGGTAGTCGGACCATACCCGTTCCCGAAGATTGTGAGGGATTTCCAGAGCGTTATCGGCAGGGAAGTAAAGGAGCAGGTCATGAAAGTGGAAGGAAGATATCCGGATTCTATCGTGGCCTGTGCAGGCGGCGGAAGTAATGCAATGGGTATTTTTTATCCCTTCCTGGATGATGAAGTGAATCTCTTTGCAGTAGAAGCAGGGGGCGAAAAGCTCAGGGAAGACGATAAAATCGCCTATCATTCTGCATCCCTGGCAACAGGTGAGGAAGGTATCCTGCATGGTGCAAGAACAAAGGTCCTGCAAAACAGGGACGGACAGATACTGGAATCCACATCAGTAGCAGCCGGCCTGGATTATGCAGGTGTGGGACCCGAACTTGCCCGACTCTCAGAAACAGGGAGGGTGAAACCCTGTTACATAACTGATATGGAAGCCCTTGAGGCATTCCATGAACTTAGCAGGTTAGAAGGAATAATCCCTGCACTGGAATCTTCACATGCCATTGCATATGTAATGAAAATGGCAGATAGTGGCATACTGGGTGATACAGTCGTCATCAATCTCTCCGGAAGGGGCGATAAGGATCTCCAGACTATTATGGATATGGAGGATTGA
- a CDS encoding indole-3-glycerol-phosphate synthase — protein sequence MHPKIEQIIQKSKERADALSESNTHTRCNDRRDIFESIGLACKRGYIPIIAEVKPASPTGKFADVNPEMASQIARDMENAGAVALSVLTEPCYFEGSIENLENARKHTSIPVLRKDFIVDKNQMYEANSDVILLIAGVLGKRLPEFIEIARRRNIEPLVEVHNEKEIEYVLECDTNLIGINNRSFETLEINLETAEKLIPIVKEHDRKYNQKHLIIGESGVKGTDDAIRMINAGADALLVGTYLMEGNLEEKMKQLIEANKNQEIV from the coding sequence ATGCATCCGAAGATCGAACAAATAATCCAAAAATCAAAAGAAAGGGCAGACGCACTTTCTGAAAGTAACACACACACCAGATGTAATGATAGAAGGGATATTTTCGAATCTATCGGGCTTGCCTGTAAAAGAGGATATATACCCATAATTGCCGAAGTAAAACCTGCTTCACCAACAGGAAAATTTGCTGATGTAAACCCGGAAATGGCCTCACAAATTGCTCGTGACATGGAAAATGCGGGAGCTGTAGCCTTATCTGTTCTTACGGAACCCTGTTACTTTGAGGGAAGTATAGAAAACCTTGAAAATGCAAGGAAACATACTTCCATACCAGTTTTGCGCAAAGATTTTATTGTGGACAAAAATCAAATGTATGAAGCCAACAGTGATGTCATATTGTTGATTGCAGGGGTACTGGGTAAAAGGCTACCGGAATTCATAGAAATCGCTCGAAGAAGGAACATTGAGCCTCTTGTAGAAGTGCACAATGAAAAAGAGATTGAATATGTACTTGAATGTGACACAAACCTTATAGGGATAAATAACCGCAGTTTTGAAACACTTGAAATCAATCTGGAAACAGCTGAAAAACTCATTCCCATTGTGAAAGAACATGACCGCAAATACAACCAGAAACACCTGATAATAGGTGAAAGCGGAGTCAAGGGTACCGATGATGCGATAAGGATGATCAATGCAGGTGCTGATGCGTTGCTTGTTGGAACCTACCTGATGGAAGGCAACCTTGAAGAAAAAATGAAACAACTCATTGAAGCGAATAAGAATCAGGAGATAGTATGA
- a CDS encoding archaellin/type IV pilin N-terminal domain-containing protein: MKANRTSMLKRDTSAQVGIGTLIIFIAMVLVAAIAAAVLIQTSGVLQQKAQATGEEATSEVSSNMKVLAAEGIRDDTTDLSDNIDLLEVQVSVSAGGSAMDLEQMVISISDGDTTNTLTYNDSANLSDSSFRAEEIRDEDDSFDNSTNPVMNKGDLIRLYISTTNEGDKIIDSQNVSTSNLVLDPRTDVQLTFTPESGTPQQMSFVTPSSYGVDKRLSLYP, encoded by the coding sequence ATGAAAGCAAACAGAACAAGCATGCTCAAAAGAGATACCAGTGCTCAGGTGGGTATAGGTACACTCATTATATTCATTGCAATGGTACTTGTCGCTGCAATCGCAGCAGCAGTTCTTATCCAGACCTCGGGTGTCCTGCAACAGAAAGCACAGGCTACAGGAGAAGAAGCAACCTCTGAAGTATCTTCCAACATGAAGGTTCTTGCAGCTGAAGGTATAAGGGACGATACTACTGATCTTTCAGATAATATTGATCTTCTTGAAGTTCAGGTGTCTGTTAGCGCAGGTGGCTCGGCAATGGATCTTGAACAAATGGTAATATCCATAAGTGATGGTGATACTACAAACACTCTGACTTATAATGATAGTGCCAATTTGTCGGATAGTTCTTTCAGGGCAGAGGAAATAAGAGATGAAGATGATTCATTTGATAATTCAACCAATCCTGTTATGAACAAAGGGGATCTAATCAGGCTCTATATATCAACTACCAATGAGGGGGATAAAATTATTGATTCTCAAAATGTTAGCACTTCTAATCTTGTACTTGACCCAAGGACAGATGTACAACTAACATTTACCCCTGAATCCGGTACACCACAGCAGATGTCGTTTGTAACACCAAGTTCCTACGGTGTCGATAAAAGATTGTCCCTTTATCCCTAA
- a CDS encoding thioredoxin family protein: protein MSKVILLYASWCHNCPKAEKIWRDLKEEHDFEYEEVDVESEEGQKTAQEYSVMAVPTTVIDGEVAFIGIPSKDEALESIK, encoded by the coding sequence ATGTCAAAAGTGATTCTTTTATATGCAAGCTGGTGCCACAATTGTCCTAAGGCTGAAAAGATCTGGAGAGACCTCAAAGAGGAACATGATTTTGAATATGAAGAGGTCGATGTAGAATCTGAAGAGGGGCAAAAAACAGCTCAGGAATATTCTGTGATGGCTGTGCCAACTACTGTGATCGATGGAGAGGTAGCTTTTATAGGTATTCCTTCCAAAGATGAAGCTCTTGAAAGCATCAAGTAA
- the trxB gene encoding thioredoxin-disulfide reductase: MYDLIILGAGPAGVTAAIYAVRYGLDTLLVDKDSMSGLISNAKTVENYTGFPSIGGMELMEKFLDHAEQAGVKFKEMELNSVTEEGDHFIVSSSEEELQSKSLIVATGSSPGELDVPGEKDFLGRGVSYCATCDGPFFSGKEVAVIGGGESAVTDAIFLSDIASKVYVVHRRDKLRASQILQDRAFDRPNIEFVWDSVVDAIEGKDVVESLQIHDVITEETKKLPVKGVFIYIGFNPNTDFVNVKKNDKDFIITDESMATSVRGIFAAGDCRQSPLYQVITATSDGAIAAYSAFKYIEGI; the protein is encoded by the coding sequence ATGTATGACTTAATAATTTTGGGTGCAGGACCCGCAGGAGTTACTGCTGCAATATATGCAGTCAGATACGGACTGGATACTCTGCTTGTTGATAAGGACAGCATGAGTGGCCTGATAAGTAATGCAAAAACGGTCGAGAACTATACAGGTTTTCCCTCGATCGGTGGAATGGAACTGATGGAAAAATTCCTTGACCATGCAGAACAAGCCGGGGTCAAATTTAAAGAAATGGAACTCAACTCCGTGACTGAAGAAGGTGATCACTTTATTGTTTCTTCCAGTGAGGAAGAACTACAAAGTAAATCACTCATTGTTGCAACAGGTTCTTCTCCGGGGGAACTGGATGTACCGGGTGAAAAGGATTTCCTGGGCAGAGGTGTTTCTTACTGTGCTACCTGTGACGGTCCCTTTTTCTCCGGCAAAGAAGTAGCAGTGATTGGTGGCGGGGAATCGGCTGTTACAGATGCTATATTCCTTTCCGATATTGCTTCAAAGGTGTACGTCGTTCATCGCCGCGATAAATTGAGAGCATCCCAGATCCTTCAGGACAGGGCATTTGACCGTCCAAATATTGAATTTGTATGGGATAGTGTTGTGGATGCAATAGAAGGCAAAGATGTTGTTGAATCCCTGCAAATACATGATGTAATTACTGAAGAGACAAAAAAACTTCCTGTAAAAGGTGTTTTTATCTATATAGGCTTTAATCCCAACACCGATTTTGTTAATGTGAAAAAGAACGATAAAGATTTCATAATCACTGATGAATCGATGGCAACATCTGTCAGAGGCATATTTGCCGCCGGTGATTGCAGACAATCTCCCCTTTACCAGGTAATCACCGCAACCTCGGACGGCGCCATTGCGGCTTATTCTGCTTTTAAGTACATCGAAGGCATCTAA
- a CDS encoding DUF2111 domain-containing protein: MICLKICKDSTAEDLEPIASAVHSLLGIPTTIRSVNGKGIRMERGEVVDWDYTGPILEKVLEDKITIRTVPKEGVYKGKAVAVTPIKTPDGEIVGAIGVVDLVAALDILSVFREYPDIIDEVEEAKKRHT, translated from the coding sequence ATGATATGCTTGAAAATATGTAAAGACTCTACTGCAGAGGACCTGGAGCCAATTGCATCTGCGGTTCATTCTCTTCTGGGTATTCCGACTACCATTCGCAGTGTAAATGGTAAGGGTATCCGAATGGAAAGAGGGGAAGTTGTAGATTGGGATTATACAGGGCCTATACTTGAAAAAGTCCTGGAGGACAAGATTACCATCCGTACAGTCCCCAAAGAAGGTGTATATAAAGGAAAGGCGGTTGCAGTGACACCCATAAAGACCCCGGACGGAGAAATCGTCGGTGCAATAGGGGTTGTGGATCTTGTAGCAGCTCTGGATATACTTTCTGTTTTCCGGGAATACCCCGATATAATAGATGAAGTGGAAGAAGCCAAAAAAAGGCACACTTAA
- a CDS encoding serine/threonine-protein kinase RIO2 has protein sequence MIADVLKLFPDITSRDFRILTGIEVGMQDHEWVPFDELVKYTRIDHQNLAYLLGELIEKELVLATTRPYEGYRLYFNGYDALAINALVKRGSICALGDEIGVGKESVVHEGMKEPELPIGDPETVIVKFHREGRTSFKDVKRLRGHLVNREHFSWIYAARLAAGREYEIISRLYPDISIPKPIDGNRHAIVMEPAKGELLFKVRLEDPDIFFDMIMEQVKKIYCNNVIHADLSEYNVFVNPEGVQIIDWPQYVTPSHPHAEELLRRDISNIAAHFKKKYNLKKDVDALYGHIVSCTDNIKD, from the coding sequence ATGATTGCCGATGTACTCAAGCTATTTCCTGATATAACCTCCAGGGACTTTCGTATTCTTACAGGTATTGAAGTAGGCATGCAGGACCATGAATGGGTGCCTTTTGATGAACTTGTGAAATATACACGTATCGACCACCAGAATCTGGCCTATCTGTTAGGTGAATTGATTGAAAAAGAGCTTGTCTTGGCAACAACAAGACCCTATGAAGGCTACAGGCTGTATTTCAATGGTTATGATGCTCTGGCTATCAATGCACTGGTAAAACGGGGTAGTATCTGTGCACTTGGCGATGAAATCGGTGTGGGTAAGGAATCGGTCGTTCATGAGGGTATGAAAGAACCTGAATTGCCCATAGGTGATCCTGAAACAGTGATCGTCAAATTCCACAGGGAAGGGCGCACCAGTTTCAAGGATGTTAAAAGGTTGCGTGGGCACCTGGTTAATAGAGAACACTTTTCCTGGATATATGCCGCCCGTCTTGCAGCCGGACGTGAGTACGAAATAATTTCCCGTCTGTATCCTGATATTAGCATTCCCAAACCTATTGACGGTAACAGGCATGCTATCGTAATGGAACCTGCCAAAGGAGAACTTTTGTTCAAGGTCCGCCTGGAAGATCCCGATATATTTTTTGACATGATAATGGAGCAGGTCAAAAAAATCTATTGCAATAATGTAATTCATGCCGACCTGAGTGAGTACAATGTTTTTGTCAATCCCGAAGGTGTGCAGATTATCGATTGGCCGCAGTATGTAACTCCTTCTCATCCTCATGCAGAGGAGCTCCTAAGGCGTGATATTTCGAACATAGCTGCTCATTTCAAGAAAAAATATAACCTAAAAAAGGATGTCGACGCATTATACGGGCATATAGTATCCTGTACCGATAATATTAAAGATTAA
- a CDS encoding DUF460 domain-containing protein, giving the protein MTSNAIYGIDVARGSPRSGQVPRYAVAILKDGSVYRHSMLKMHRIFRMIKDDRPMIIAVDNIYELAKDKKELIHFLEKLPSGVKLVQVTGGLKQVSLPFLAHKYDISINPRDPGDEAEACARLAEMGVGVEVSLFEDKTKIKVSRARSLGRGGWSQNRYRRKVHGAVKVKSREIESILKGAAKERNFNFTSKAVKGFGGYVRCEFTVNARKCDVPIHSSSGSDVQVNVRSLVRDKIQYIPLKSKERKATIVGVDPGTTVGLSILSLEGDVLHCVSYRGISHDEVVKLISEYGKPAIVATDVYPMPAAVEKIRRSFSAVSYSPGGPIPSEEKIELAKPHGYSNDHERDSLSAAISAYKKYRQLFLKIESKAPPYMDIDKIKVEVIKGSSIEEAINSLKEQNQATKAQKSVAESSGSFSEGIDDETYRKMTEKLKRRDLEIAELQEYVKELIDQRRSRDSTISNLESKIRQMRETEHLKLQKEKEISIRNKKIDNLKKDIKRLNKRLHDSKAQVKRLKSIKKMEIRGEGIPVKVISSFSREAILNVADVYGLKKGDVVYFQDPSGGSASTASLLADYSPKALIVPAGISYAAKEVFFEKSIPVLENLDIQKEGDFAVVSPDVLKIAIENWFGKADHWKKEKEEEKLKSLVDEYRSERRRGIT; this is encoded by the coding sequence ATGACATCAAATGCCATTTATGGTATAGACGTTGCCAGGGGGTCGCCACGTTCCGGTCAGGTTCCACGTTATGCAGTTGCTATCCTGAAAGATGGTTCAGTTTACAGGCATTCGATGCTGAAAATGCATCGTATTTTCAGGATGATAAAAGATGATCGTCCAATGATAATAGCTGTAGACAATATCTATGAACTGGCAAAAGATAAGAAGGAACTGATTCATTTCCTGGAAAAACTCCCTTCGGGTGTAAAACTCGTACAGGTCACAGGTGGCTTGAAGCAGGTTTCCCTGCCCTTTCTTGCCCATAAGTATGATATTTCAATAAATCCCCGTGATCCCGGCGATGAAGCAGAAGCATGTGCAAGACTGGCTGAAATGGGTGTAGGAGTGGAAGTATCCCTTTTTGAGGATAAAACAAAGATAAAGGTTAGCAGGGCACGCTCTCTTGGCAGGGGAGGGTGGAGCCAGAATCGTTACCGACGTAAGGTTCACGGAGCTGTGAAAGTAAAAAGCCGTGAGATCGAGTCGATACTTAAAGGGGCGGCAAAGGAGCGCAACTTCAATTTTACAAGCAAAGCCGTCAAGGGTTTTGGAGGTTATGTTAGGTGTGAATTTACCGTTAATGCACGCAAGTGCGATGTACCCATCCATTCCTCATCCGGTTCGGATGTGCAGGTAAATGTCCGGAGCCTTGTGAGGGATAAGATACAGTACATACCTTTGAAAAGCAAGGAACGTAAGGCTACTATTGTGGGTGTTGACCCGGGCACGACTGTTGGCCTCTCCATACTTTCCCTTGAAGGTGATGTTCTGCATTGCGTCAGTTATCGGGGTATTTCCCATGATGAAGTGGTGAAACTTATTTCTGAATACGGCAAACCAGCAATAGTTGCAACCGATGTATACCCGATGCCTGCAGCAGTGGAAAAAATCAGACGCAGTTTCAGTGCTGTCAGTTATTCCCCCGGTGGCCCCATCCCATCGGAAGAGAAGATTGAACTGGCAAAACCTCATGGTTACTCCAATGACCATGAAAGGGATTCTCTTTCCGCTGCCATATCAGCTTACAAAAAATACAGGCAGCTTTTCCTGAAGATTGAAAGCAAGGCTCCTCCTTACATGGATATCGATAAGATAAAAGTCGAAGTCATCAAAGGTTCATCCATAGAAGAGGCTATTAATTCTTTGAAAGAACAGAATCAAGCAACTAAGGCCCAAAAAAGTGTAGCAGAAAGTTCTGGCTCTTTTTCTGAAGGTATTGATGATGAAACCTATCGAAAAATGACAGAGAAACTCAAACGCAGGGATTTGGAGATTGCTGAATTACAGGAATATGTGAAAGAGCTCATTGATCAACGCAGGTCAAGGGATAGTACAATATCCAATCTTGAATCAAAAATTCGGCAAATGCGTGAAACTGAACACCTTAAGTTACAGAAGGAAAAAGAGATTTCAATTCGTAATAAGAAAATTGATAATCTTAAAAAGGATATCAAACGTCTGAATAAGAGGCTACATGATTCTAAGGCTCAGGTAAAACGTCTTAAAAGTATAAAAAAGATGGAAATCAGGGGAGAAGGCATTCCTGTAAAGGTCATTTCCTCCTTTAGTCGTGAAGCCATTTTGAATGTAGCAGATGTATATGGCCTAAAAAAAGGTGATGTCGTTTATTTCCAGGATCCCAGTGGGGGCAGTGCTTCAACTGCTTCTTTGCTTGCAGATTATTCACCAAAAGCGCTGATCGTGCCTGCAGGAATATCTTATGCGGCAAAAGAGGTATTTTTTGAAAAAAGTATTCCTGTACTTGAAAATCTGGATATACAAAAAGAGGGTGATTTTGCGGTTGTGTCTCCTGATGTTTTGAAAATTGCAATTGAAAACTGGTTTGGCAAAGCTGATCACTGGAAAAAGGAAAAAGAGGAAGAGAAATTAAAATCCCTTGTGGACGAGTATCGCAGTGAGCGTCGTCGCGGTATAACCTGA
- a CDS encoding ferredoxin domain-containing protein: protein MEQNPEKKVVAEMARIVLAAARTAPKGKGIDDIVTALADRKDMEDIATEMEKIADEKGDGFQFLKRDAANVRQADAFIAIGIKHAEPLKLNCAACGFATCADMKEQKRIEGDYAGPNCAFKNIDLGIAIGSAVAKAKDLCIDNRIMYSAGSAARSLGLIEADVVLGIPLSVSGKNPFFDRKWP from the coding sequence ATGGAACAAAATCCGGAAAAAAAAGTAGTAGCAGAAATGGCGAGGATCGTATTAGCAGCAGCCAGAACTGCCCCTAAGGGCAAGGGAATTGATGATATAGTAACTGCCCTGGCCGATAGAAAAGACATGGAAGATATCGCAACCGAAATGGAAAAGATCGCTGATGAAAAGGGTGATGGATTCCAGTTCCTGAAAAGGGATGCAGCAAATGTCAGACAGGCAGATGCCTTTATAGCTATAGGAATCAAACATGCCGAGCCTCTTAAATTGAACTGTGCTGCCTGCGGTTTTGCAACATGTGCAGATATGAAAGAGCAAAAAAGGATAGAAGGAGATTACGCGGGTCCTAACTGTGCTTTCAAGAACATAGACCTGGGTATTGCTATTGGATCTGCTGTGGCCAAAGCTAAGGACCTGTGTATAGATAACCGCATAATGTACTCGGCAGGAAGCGCTGCACGTTCTCTGGGCTTGATTGAAGCAGATGTCGTTCTGGGCATTCCATTAAGCGTTTCAGGTAAGAACCCTTTCTTTGACAGGAAATGGCCCTGA
- the mobA gene encoding molybdenum cofactor guanylyltransferase, whose product MRESVIFNAGIVGTMSRAALILAGGKGKRFGYKEKALIEIEGTPVICRIINTLEPLVDEVIISLRDKHQYNLLAPLTGELPTTFDKYEDVGPLSGMLAGLKAASHEYIFVTACDMPFPEPKIVELLFSKSKGHDCALIKRKNGSYEPLCAVFRACLLIPLIEKSIRDNRYFILSPVFEMNDMVEVDIAEIEKIDPSLACLQNINTLDDLRAVRNGFNGS is encoded by the coding sequence TTGCGCGAAAGTGTAATATTCAATGCCGGGATTGTTGGCACTATGTCACGTGCGGCCCTGATACTTGCAGGAGGAAAAGGAAAGCGTTTTGGTTATAAAGAAAAGGCCCTGATAGAGATTGAAGGGACGCCTGTAATCTGCCGGATAATCAATACACTCGAGCCGCTTGTAGATGAAGTAATAATATCCCTGCGGGATAAGCACCAATATAATTTGCTTGCTCCACTTACTGGGGAATTGCCGACGACTTTTGACAAATATGAAGATGTCGGCCCCCTTTCAGGCATGCTGGCAGGATTGAAAGCTGCCTCCCATGAATATATTTTTGTCACAGCCTGTGATATGCCCTTTCCTGAACCGAAAATAGTTGAGTTGCTCTTCTCAAAGTCCAAAGGCCACGATTGTGCTCTCATAAAAAGAAAAAACGGAAGTTACGAGCCCCTTTGTGCAGTTTTCCGGGCTTGCCTGCTGATTCCCCTTATTGAAAAATCGATACGGGATAACAGGTATTTCATTCTGTCACCAGTATTTGAAATGAATGATATGGTTGAAGTGGATATAGCGGAAATAGAAAAAATAGATCCATCCCTTGCCTGCCTCCAAAATATTAATACTCTGGATGACCTCAGGGCAGTCAGGAATGGTTTCAACGGGTCATAA
- a CDS encoding MBL fold metallo-hydrolase, which produces MRIDFKGGCREVGRSAILVNEEILIDYGIKPGDLPDYPVDGIFPKSIFVSHGHLDHCGAVPNLMDLSPEVYMTHMTSRFTEVLGKDTLKISERRGLPEPYDEGDLQKLSQITRRKHFGEEVRTNDYLARIYSAGHIPGASSIYLEDKKGESLLYTGDISTSDSRLVSKADTMPDADILITESTYFGEDHPPRQETEKAFIDSIIDTIDIGGTVIIPAFAIGRTQEIMMLLHSEKIPCFVDGMGVAMTDEMLNHPEYLKDPKKLEQAFGFATIVKGNKRNKIPLEGSVIVTTAGMLNGGPVLYYLDKKADDPKTKVMLTGYQVEGTNGRLALDSGFLEINDRIQHLRCKLEQYDFSAHCGDKELKGLVRDFCDRGTETVYTMHGDDAEGFAQWIMDEIGVEAYAPATGETLMTR; this is translated from the coding sequence ATGCGTATTGATTTTAAAGGGGGTTGCAGGGAGGTAGGACGATCTGCAATTCTGGTGAATGAAGAGATCCTGATAGATTACGGCATCAAGCCGGGAGACCTACCGGACTATCCTGTAGATGGCATTTTCCCGAAAAGCATTTTTGTCTCCCACGGCCATCTTGATCATTGTGGAGCGGTTCCCAACCTCATGGACCTGAGCCCTGAGGTGTACATGACACATATGACCTCCAGATTTACTGAAGTCCTGGGCAAAGACACCCTCAAAATATCAGAAAGAAGGGGATTACCCGAACCTTATGATGAAGGAGATTTGCAGAAACTTTCCCAGATTACAAGACGAAAACATTTTGGAGAAGAAGTCAGGACAAACGACTATCTTGCCAGGATTTACAGTGCTGGGCACATACCGGGTGCATCATCGATATACCTCGAGGATAAAAAAGGGGAAAGTCTGCTTTATACCGGTGATATAAGTACCAGTGATTCGAGACTTGTATCAAAAGCTGACACAATGCCTGATGCGGATATATTGATTACAGAGAGCACATACTTCGGAGAAGACCACCCACCCCGCCAGGAAACCGAGAAAGCATTTATTGATTCTATTATCGATACAATTGATATCGGCGGCACGGTCATTATCCCTGCTTTTGCCATTGGGCGGACACAGGAGATTATGATGTTACTCCATTCGGAAAAGATTCCCTGTTTTGTGGATGGCATGGGAGTGGCAATGACAGATGAGATGCTGAATCATCCAGAATATCTAAAAGATCCAAAAAAACTGGAACAGGCATTTGGTTTTGCTACTATTGTAAAAGGAAATAAGAGAAATAAAATTCCTCTGGAAGGTTCGGTCATAGTAACAACTGCGGGAATGCTTAATGGCGGTCCTGTACTCTATTATCTTGATAAGAAAGCTGACGACCCGAAAACAAAAGTAATGCTTACAGGATACCAGGTCGAAGGAACAAATGGCAGACTTGCTCTTGACAGTGGTTTCCTTGAAATTAATGACCGAATACAACATCTCAGGTGCAAACTGGAGCAATACGATTTTTCGGCCCATTGCGGGGATAAAGAGTTAAAAGGACTTGTAAGGGACTTTTGTGACAGGGGAACTGAAACTGTGTACACAATGCATGGAGATGATGCGGAAGGGTTCGCACAATGGATAATGGATGAAATCGGTGTTGAGGCTTATGCCCCTGCAACCGGTGAAACCCTTATGACCCGTTGA